A single Corvus hawaiiensis isolate bCorHaw1 chromosome 24, bCorHaw1.pri.cur, whole genome shotgun sequence DNA region contains:
- the LOC125337739 gene encoding keratin, type II cytoskeletal 4-like, which yields MSRQAPTVRSVLGRRGFSSASEICGRSYAASVSQPVRCGAGAYSSRSVCNLGGSRRISYVNGGCGTGCFGEMALGGMGYGNAGGGRIGLCGPRGYSIMRGFPERKADGIQGICIDERLLKPLCVGVDPLEHEIRCQEKEQIKTLNTQFACFIDKVRFLEQQNKVLETKWGLLQQYVLPKKGKNLELYFENYICDLRKRLDCLLCEKQKLGSEECATSQLVEEFKCKYEEEINRRTTVENEFVALKKDADCIFLNKEELEVKVDLLRRQLELLKCVFEEERAQVDRQLCDTSVIVKMDNNRDLDMESIIKNVECWYQEIAQKSKEEVDAFYQTRFQELQDKRGKYCDDLQSNKCEISELTRMIQKLQCELESVKKQVSCLQTSICDVEQRGDCALKDAREKHVELQNALQKAKDELACMLRDYQELLNVKLALDIEIATYKTLLEGEESRICVGNPVSVSVVSSGYNIPEDCGMLAANGAACGYGSLGRRAGRHSSQSGGFSSRSAGIHPKRVLSSVAKQCIPEVFCQAGGVSCKAGGFSSRSGGYPARPVVSAGSGALSARMGPCQAGGVLSFGNQGCVIRQLGGPPVVVSSSPEVVGCNNGVVGNFGVVRDPCVVP from the exons ATGAGCAGGCAGGCACCGACAGTGAGATCTGTCCTGGGACGAAGAGGCTTCAGTTCAGCCTCGGAGATTTGTGGTCGCAGCTACGCCGCGTCCGTGAGCCAGCCCGTGCGGTGCGGTGCCGGTGCCTACAGCAGCAGGAGCGTTTGCAACCTGGGCGGGAGCAGGAGAATCTCTTACGTCAACGGGGGCTGTGGCACCGGCTGCTTTGGGGAGATGGCACTCGGAGGCATGGGCTACGGGAATGCTGGAGGAGGAAGGATTGGCCTGTGCGGCCCCCGGGGATACAGCATCATGCGAGGGTTCCCCGAGCGCAAGGCCGACGGCATCCAAGGGATCTGCATCGACGAGCGGCTGCTGAAGCCTCTCTGCGTTGGGGTGGACCCGCTGGAACATGAGATACGCTgccaggagaaggagcagatCAAGACCCTCAACACGCAGTTCGCCTGTTTCATCGACAAG GTCCGATTCCTGGAACAGCAGAACAAAGTGCTGGAGACCAAGTGGGGCCTTCTGCAGCAGTATGTGCtgccaaaaaaagggaaaaacctgGAACTGTACTTCGAGAATTACATCTGCGACCTGCGGAAGCGCCTGGACTGTCTGCTGTGCGAAAAGCAGAAACTGGGCAGTGAAGAATGTGCCACGAGCCAGCTGGTGGAGGAGTTCAAGTGCAA GTATGAGGAGGAAATCAACAGGCGCACAACTGTGGAGAACGAGTTTGTGGCACTCAAAAAG GATGCAGACTGCATCTTCTTGAACAAGGAAGAGCTGGAGGTGAAGGTGGATCTGTTAaggaggcagctggagctgctgaaatgTGTGTTTGAGGAG GAACGGGCTCAGGTTGATCGCCAGCTCTGCGACACCTCGGTCATCGTCAAGATGGACAACAACCGAGACCTGGACATGGAGAGCATCATCAAGAACGTTGAGTGCTGGTACCAGGAGATCGcccagaagagcaaagaagaaGTCGATGCTTTCTACCAGACCAGG tttcaggagctgcaggatAAAAGAGGGAAATACTGCGATGACCTGCAGAGCAACAAGTGTGAGATTTCAGAGCTGACCCGGATGATTCAGAAGCTGCAGTGTGAGCTGGAGAGCGTCAAGAAGCAG GTATCCTGCCTGCAAACCTCCATTTGTGACGTTGAGCAGCGCGGCGATTGTGCCCTCAAAGATGCCCGGGAGAAGCACGTTGAGCTGCAGAACGCTTTGCAGAAGGCCAAGGACGAGCTGGCCTGCATGCTGCGGGACTATCAGGAGCTGCTCAACGTCAAGCTGGCCCTGGACATCGAGATTGCCACCTACAAGACTCTGCTGGAGGGTGAAGAGAGCAG GATATGTGTGGGGAACCCCGTGAGTGTGT CTGTGGTCAGCAGCGGCTACAACATCCCCGAAGACTGCGGGATGCTGGCAGCCAACGGGGCCGCGTGTGGCTACGGCTCCCTGGGCAGGCGGGCCGGGAGACACAGCTCCCAGAGCGGCGGCTTCAGCTCCCGGAGCGCCGGCATCCACCCCAAGAGAGTCCTCAGCTCCGTGGCCAAGCAGTGCATCCCAGAGGTGttctgccaggctggaggggtCAGCTGCAAGGCCGGGGGGTTCAGCTCCCGCAGCGGGGGGTACCCGGCCCGCCCCGTGGTCAGCGCCGGCAGCGGAGCCCTGAGCGCCAGGATGGGGCCGTGCCAGGCCGGGGGGGTGCTCAGCTTCGGGAACCAGGGCTGCGTCATCCGGCAGCTGGGGGGGCCCCCCGTCGTTGTGTCCAGCAGCCCGGAGGTCGTGGGGTGCAACAATGGCGTGGTGGGGAATTTCGGGGTTGTCAGAGACCCCTGCGTGGTCCCGTAG
- the LOC125337738 gene encoding keratin, type II cytoskeletal 4-like, whose protein sequence is MSRQCYTSGSILGRRGFSSASAVCGLGRANSSSASVCQPVGRRCGIGGFSSRSVCDLGRGQRISFGGSCRSGVYGGAGVGRCGVAYGGGRFGTVVGFGNCASFGGLGSYRGLGDGVAVGGYGGGISIGLGGGRSEGIRGVSIHPELLKPLCVGVDPEECQVRTHEKEQIKNLNNQFACFIDKVRLLEQQNKVLTTKWELLQQYVLPASRRNLEPVFENFICNLRKQLECVMGERERLENEERCLRDLVQEFKCKYEDEINKRTAAENEFVVLKKDVDCLYLTKEELEVRVGLLRQQLEFLKCIYAEERAQLDCQLCDTSVIVQMDNSRDLDMEGIIKSVECCYEEIAQKSKAEVEAFYQTRLEELHSSRGKFCDDLRNNQSEIAELNRMIQKLQCESDNVKKQISALQTAICDAEQRGDCALKDARQKLVDLQTALQQAKDKMACLLRDYQELLNVKLALDIEIATYRTLLEGEESRICTGNPVSVAVVSGGGTVGECRSLSGIGGKCTVKTGGAGAGLGMVSSFGNAGFSTRSVDCVPKVGAGFGARSAVSCVGREVLTGVDGVQCAPGMGNLGNLGNLGNVVCAGVEQCGAGPVLIPGPPGVCGNRFSTSVRVVRTSR, encoded by the exons ATGAGCCGACAGTGCTACACCTCTGGCTCCATCCTGGGAAGACGAGGCTTCTCCTCGGCATCTGCCGTCTGCGGCCTGGGCAGGGCCAACAGCAGCTCGGCCTCCGTGTGCCAGCCCGTGGGACGGAGGTGTGGGATCGGCGGCTTCAGCAGCCGCAGCGTCTGTGACCTGGGCAGAGGGCAAAGGATTTCCTTCGGTGGGAGCTGCCGCAGTGGCGTCTACGGCGGTGCTGGCGTTGGGCGCTGCGGTGTCGCTTACGGCGGGGGCCGCTTTGGCACCGTCGTGGGCTTTGGGAACTGTGCGAGCTTCGGGGGCCTGGGCAGCTACAGAGGCCTGGGGGATGGCGTGGCCGTGGGGGGCTACGGCGGTGGCATCAGCATCGGCCTCGGCGGAGGGAGGTCCGAGGGGATTCGCGGCGTCAGCATCCACCCCGAGCTCCTCAAGCCCCTGTGCGTGGGCGTGGACCCTGAGGAGTGCCAAGTGCGGACCCACGAGAAGGAGCAGATCAAGAACCTCAACAACCAGTTCGCCTGTTTCATCGACAAG GTGCGGCTGCTAGAGCAGCAGAACAAGGTGCTGACCACCaagtgggagctgctgcagcagtatGTGCTCCCAGCTTCCCGGAGAAACTTGGAGCCTGTGTTTGAGAACTTCATCTGCAACCTGAGGAAGCAGCTGGAGTGTGTGATGGGGGAGCGTGAGCGGCTGGAGAATGAGGAGCGGTGCCTGCGGGACCTGGTCCAGGAGTTCAAGTGCAA GTACGAAGATGAGATCAACAAGCGCACGGCGGCAGAGAATGAGTTCGTGGTGCTCAAGAAG GATGTGGATTGTCTCTACCTGAccaaggaggagctggaggtgagGGTGGGTCTCCTGCGGCAGCAGCTGGAGTTCCTGAAGTGCATCTACGCTGAG GAGAGAGCTCAGCTGGACTGTCAGCTGTGTGACACCTCTGTCATCGTGCAAATGGACAACAGCCGGGACCTGGACATGGAGGGCATCATCAAAAGCGTGGAGTGCTGCTATGAGGAGATCGCCCAGAAGAGCAAGGCCGAGGTGGAGGCTTTCTACCAAACCAGG CTGGAGGAGCTCCACAGCAGCCGGGGCAAGTTCTGTGATGACCTGAGGAATAACCAGAGCGAGATTGCCGAGCTCAACAGGATGATCCAGAAGCTGCAGTGTGAGTCGGACAACGTGAAGAAACAG ATCTCAGCCCTGCAGACGGCCATCTGTGATGCTGAGCAACGGGGGGACTGCGCCCTCAAGGATGCCCGCCAGAAGCTGGTTGACCTGcagacagctctgcagcaggccAAGGACAAGATGGCCTGTCTGCTCAGGGACTACCAGGAGCTGCTCAATGTCAAGCTGGCCCTGGACATTGAGATTGCCACTTACAGGACGCTGCTGGAGGGAGAAGAGAGCAG GATATGCACTGGCAACCCTGTGAGCGTAG CCGTGGTCAGCGGCGGGGGCACGGTCGGGGAGTGCCGATCCCTGTCTGGAATCGGAGGCAAATGCACCGTCAAGACCGGAGGGGCCGGCGCGGGGCTGGGCATGGTCTCGTCCTTCGGCAACGCCGGGTTCAGCACCCGGAGCGTGGATTGTGTCCCCAAGGTCGGGGCAGGATTCGGGGCCAGAAGCGCGGTCAGCTGCGTGGGGAGGGAAGTGCTCACCGGGGTGGACGGGGTCCAGTGCGCCCCCGGGATGGGCAACCTGGGCAACCTGGGCAACCTGGGCAACGTGGTGTGCGCAGGGGTGGAGCAGTGCGGCGCCGGGCCCGTGCTCATCCCCGGGCCCCCGGGGGTCTGCGGGAACAGGTTCAGCACATCCGTGCGCGTGGTCAGGACGAGCCGGTAG